TCAGAGATTCCACTTGGATGAGTTGCAAAAACTGAGGGAAAGCATGATGTTTGACATGAGTCAAGGATTCTTTGGTCATGATGGTGCAAGTAGTAGTAGAGGCATAAGTCTCAGTGTTAGATGTATGAGTCCCACTGGTAGAGGAATGAGTCCCAGTGGTAGAGGAATGACTGGAATGAGTCTCAGTGGTAGAGGAATGAGTCCCAGTTGTAGAGGCATGAGTCCCAGTCGATCAAGTCAGCGAATTCGTGGAAGTGAAAGAAGTTTGAGACTTCGTTCTATGCAGGAGGTCCAGAAAGTTCTACTCCAAATGAAATGTTACAACTCCTGCACGTCTGTTTAGGGTTTTGCCAACAGACACAACGACTCCTGGTGGTGGTGTGAACATGGAAACAATTAGGCAATCAACTCTGTATACCCCAATTCCCTCAAGCTCATCAGCATTTCAACCATTTGAGCAAGCTCCTCCATCGAATTagagaaacatcttcttctcgagtGAAGCTAGCCACTCCGGTTATAAGAGCACTAGGCATGttaaaatgaacttgaagttgggatggtgtgagttgaaattgaGTATTTATAAAAGGGGGAAATTATAGCTGTTGAATGAGGAACTGATGAGCAATGATCAGACCAGCGAGTGACATCATGACTATCGTTGGTGCTGGAATGACCAACTAGTGAGATTTTGACCATCTagcgatggacactctatcgATAGCTGGAATgtctgtcgtgtatgcctatatgttatattTCACATATTGACATATATGTTTAGCACTTTGGCGTACCCATAATGGTGCATATATGGCAAATATATTGGACTGAGatatgcataggaataggctTCAACTTCCCAAGGTGTATCTTAAAATGTGAAAATGATTTCTTAAATCACAAAAGTTAATCCGAATACCCTAATTAAGGGTTCACCACTCTCCTCCCCGAGTGGGTGTAGACGGCTCCAGAGAAGTATTTTCGAAGAAAAGTACATGTAATCCGAATGAGGATGGCGGGAGAAGTGAACCCGTAACTAATTTGGAGGGAGGGAAAGAAACCCCGAAAAGATCGGTTCACCttcaactaatccaaatcatttCACACGTAATTCTAACTTTTTGAGTTCCTAATTCcagttttatttttacttttttctaatttcttcaactcaaacaacccaaaaaaaaaaaaatcatctcagAGATTCATATTCTTACCACCAATCTCAATCTTCAAACTATCATTTCAACTAGgtaaatttgttatttttttagtttcatccttccattttccatttctttttctgtTAATAAGAAACAATTTTTGTTAAATTTTTCTAATTTTGTCTCTAGATTGATTTGGGAGGCAAAAGGATTGAATTTCTCGTTACCTCTACGGCACCCAATAATCACAGTTCCGGCGGCTCATCAATCCATTGTCTGGATAGATATAATCCACTGAGTAAGTTTCTTAATTCAATGCTGTCTTTAATTTCTTGTATTAATTTTTGTCATGGCATTTTCATTCATGTTTGTGAGATAAATTATCTTTCAGCTTTTGCAAAAAAATAGTAAATAAAAAATGACCCTTTATAATCTGATCTTTTGTATGTCAAACTCGGAAGATTAAAGGTTATGCGCTCTTTGTTGATGGTTCCGTTTCATGTTTTTTCTTGTTTCAGCATTTATAATTAAGATGTTTTTCGGGACCTAGTTAGAGCATGAATTCAATGATGGAATTTCGAGATGGGCGGCATGACAGTAATAATCATTCTATGACAAAATCTGAAACTACTCTTAGCGAAAGTGATCTTTTAACGCCGAGCAAGAAGTCTGGGTCCTCATACTCGCCTTCTTCTCCCTCATCTTCTTCGTCCGGCTCTTCATTTGATGAAGATTTCTTCCATCTAGAAGGAACCAAGGATAACACGTCGCAAACAGGCACTCATAAACTTGGTGAAAATACTCATTTGGCTTTAACAAATGGTCATGACAAGGAGGACATCCCCATCATTGTTTTCTCTCCAAAATCCCAAGGATCTGATCTTGGTTCTTTGGGACCTGCCTCGCCAAGATATGTGTCAAGCGGATTGGTGAAGCAATCCCCTCCAATCCAAGTGATGGGCAGGACAGATAACTTTGAAAACTCTTACAGGATTCCGTCTTCTGTGTTTTCAAGAAGTAAATCCACAACACCACAAGAATGGAGTGTGGCTTCCAATGAATCGTTGTTCAGCATTCATGTGGGGAATAACAGTTTCTCTAGAGAACAAATGGCTTTCCTTGGTAAATCTGGGGAGTTGGTCTATCCTCTTACCAAATCAGGAGAGTTGGTCTACCCTCCTCTTAACAAGTCTGGAGAGTTAAAATCTCCTGATTCTAAGTCGTCTGGAGAATTGGTTTACCCGCACTCTGGCGAATTTATCAGCTACCAAACTAGTGCACCCCAAGATAGCACGGTAGTAAAATCTGACAATAATACTTTGAATTTGAGGGAGGAGTTAGGTGTAACtgaagcagcagcagaaaccatgAAGGAGGTCCTGAGGGTTACTGCAGAAGACCGTTATAAGGAAAACGCACCTACCGAAGCGGTCCGCCTTTCTTTTAGTATCTCTCCCCGCTCTGATGAAAGTGGAACCAGCGTCCAATCTTTTGCTTTTCCCATGTAAGTTGCAGAAAAAATTTCATATCTTATCCATATTTTAGCACTTTTAAGTACTACTTATTATGTGCGTATGTGTGGTTACGGCGTTATTTATGACGTTTCTATATAACTATGAGCTGTTGAAGCTGACTTGCCAAAGGTAGGATTGATAAGTGTTGCATCAAAACGCGTTTTGCTCCGTTGTTTGtgaatttattttaaattatatgTCGCGTATGTTACTTAACGTGATATTGAATAGGATCAATGTCAGAAATGGTTTTGCTCTTTCTAGAGGATGTTTAGGTGATGATGACTTAAATCTTCCCCAAAACTTTTCCCTTGCCAggcttttcttattttgttgatCCAACACTCCCACATGGAAAGTATTGTGCTTGTATATTTTTTTAGACGAAACCACAGGTTGCTCTTTGTATAACTGGTCGTTTTCCTTTTCAACATGCTTATGAATGTATCTTTAAATGCTTGTAGATTGGTAAGTATCTCTCTTTTCCTCCTTTTGATGGATGCAAAACGTGTCTAATGTTATCCGTTCACGTGTCTGCATATCTAATATATGCATTCATATATGTATTAAGGTGTCTGATTATGTGGATGAGGAAACCCTTTATGTGCTGCAGAAGGAGAAAGAAGTGTGCAAGGCCATCCTGCTACTGTTGTGCACGGCCATCCTGCCACTGTTGTGCATGGCCGTCCTGCCGCTGTTGTGCATGGTCGTCCTGCCGCTGTTGTGCACGGCCGTCCTGCCGCTGTTGTGCACGGCCGTCCTGCCACTGTTGTGCACGGCCGTCCTGCAACTGTTGTGCATGGCCATCCTGCTACTGTTTCAACTGTAGACGGGCGTTCTGCTACTGTTCCTGGCCATCCTGCTCCTGTTGTAACGGTAGTTGGGCGTTCTGCTACCGTTCAAACTGTAGCAGAATCTTTTGTTGTCGATCTAGAACGTATGCTTCTCACTCTTTTTTCTACCTATATTCTGTAACTTTGTCTTCCTCCCAATTTCACATTTCTCTCTCTCATTCTTTCTACGGGTCATGTGTCCACCATGTGAGCGCTTCTCCACATTTACAATTTCATCTACTAAGAGGAAATCCACATATATGTTCTGTTTTTGAGTGGTTTTACTCTCTTCGTAGACAAAGCTCGTCTCACATGCAAGTTTCTGATACCAGACACATTTTAACACAACATTCACTTTAAACGCGTGACTCTAAattttgtttttagaatttttatTCTCAACAGCTCCTAATGGAAACTGGTTTCTTTGCAGATTGACAgcgggggatagaggaaaaagtaGCTCCGCTAAGACGGATCCTGAGCTACAACAACTAGAGCAGCATACACCGTCCAAAGACATTCCAGCAGCCCCTAACACCCTTGGCTCGAGATGGTTCAGCTGTTTCTCTTGTTGCCATATCTGCAAATGCTAACAGAGTAAGTACTCAAGACATGAATCTTGTGGCCACTCTAGTAAGAAAATGAAAACTAGATTTCAAAACAGTAATACTTTTGTGTGGCTTTACCTTCCTGTTCAGATTTCGTTCATTTTGGATATCATCATGACCTTTAATGCGAGGTCATTACAGTATCCCGTCAGATATTACAAACTGTCATTACTGCTGGTCGTCAGTCTTTCCCTCTCCAATATGCTTCCCGTGCTTGATTCGGTTGTGTTATAGGATTGCTTTAGGGACAATGATGGAAGAACAAATAGTTGAGGGAAGTGCGTATTCTGAAATCAGTATAAACATCGGAACAGAAGTTTTATTTGTACGAGGAGCTTGGCAACTGATTCTTGGTTAGAGTAAAAGATTCATACCGTAAACTGTATGATGATACTTGTTGAAAATATTCTGTATATTATTCTTCTGAATACATCCATACATACATACGTAACAACGGTTATAATAGTATTAGATTTTTCTCAACCTTTCATTTATTTGTGTTCAGACTGATTGATCTTGTAAACACCATTTTATAAATCTCTCATCAGCATGCGCTGAAGTGAATGCAAATATAGCTTAACTTGAGTTTGCTGCATTTCTTGTTGTTGAACTGATAGTTGCAGTAATTTGGCATAAATTGTGGCCAAAGTTATTGAAGTATGCTTGAATGATAAGAGGCTTAACATAAGTGTATGTACTTCGTCTCCGGGTGCCCGGTGGATTCTCATAAATTACTACCATTGAGAACTTCAACCTTTTGGCAAATTTCCAGTACTTTGGCCGACTGACTGGACTTCCTTCAGAGGATGTCCAGAACTTCAACCTTTGGTGGACAACAAATAAGCTTGGGCAAAATgggaaattgattttgaaaaggGGGTTAAATCTGTCTTCTTCGTTCGTAAATTTTCTGAGCTCATTTTAAAACTCAGAGGCGTGTAAAAAATCCCCTAAAGTGAGAAATGAAAGCCCTAATTGTGTAAAGGCTCTTCTGTATTCACTGCATATTCTGTGTAATTTCTTTCTTTCTGAAGGCTACAGTCAAAGATTTCACACCATGTTCTCTGTAATTTGTGGTATTATAAATTGGGTTAGCAAGAGGAAAAGAGTGATgatcgatgaagaagaagagcagcagcagcagcagaagaagaagaagcaaaaaaagatttcttcatcttcttctccatatCTTCCTCAGGAATTAGTAGTGGAGAACATTTTGACCAGATTATCAGTTCGGGATGCACAGCTCGGTTCACTTGTGTCAGTAAGTACTGGTACAATTCTATTGTTAATGACAAGGGATTTGCTAGGTCTCATTTAGCTCATcaacagaagaagatgaatagCACAAATTTATCCTTTAGTCTCCTTAACGTAGATGATAATCATGATTATGGGATAGCAAATTACTTTTTCAATTTACAAAAGGATAGCCATAATCAACATGATAGCAATATTAATTTTTACAATTTTGAATTAATAATGGGATCAGAATCACCACTAGTAGCGTATGAATCAGTAGGTAACTGTAATGGTTTAGCTTGTGTGAAACGGGCGAGTCAACCTGGTTATTACGATGAAGAAATTACTGTCATTAATCCATTTAGGAGTGAAACACTTACCCTCATTACTGAGATTGGGGGAGGAGGAGGAGGGGGATCATTAGAACATTTATGTcaaggttttggttttgattcatcGTCACAAGAATATAAGGTTGTACTTATTTATACAAAAACCTCTGAAATCTCACCACCACCAGGTTGTTCTCCTTTTCCAAGTCGAATGGTGACAAGAATTTGGAAAAATACACATAAATCAGCCACCATTGTGGGGGTGATCTTTTATGGAGGGTAACTAATACTTGTGATGGTGGCATTGAGACCGAAATGTTGCTCTTGTTCGACATTCGTAATGAGAAAATTCAGCTCATTCGACTCCCAACTAGATGTAATTCTCTGGTCCGGGCGATATATGAGGATGCTTATTTAGAGGTTGTTCATCATCTTTTGGAGTTTAAAGGATATCCTTGTGTTGCACGTTCCGAAAAGATAATGATGACCGAGAGAGTACACCCTCGCCGTTGTAAGACTAGATTTTGTGGTTACGGTTTTAAGGTCCATCTGTATATATTGAAGGACAAAGTCAAGCAGAAGTGGATAGAGGAGGAAACTTTTGATGTTAAAATGAAGGAGAACAGCGTATTACAAGATCCCTTTTGTCGTTTCTTTGGCTATTCTACTAATGCTAATACTGGTAACAATCATCCTACACGTATATTCAGTTTCTCTGATCAGTTGATGTTGTATTGGTTTGATGGGGGATATCTTATATTCTACAACCTGCAAATGAAACATTATAACGTGGTAGAGGGCACCCGCTCCTGTAATGAGGAAAATCGTGCTATTTTTGAGGCTAAGATGTCAGGGATCGCCCCAGACCCTGGTATTTGTGAGGATGATGATACTCATTGCCCCTGCTCTGACTATCAGCTGCACGCGCAAATGGAAAACATCATTTCACTAACAAAGTTCATTCCTGAAGGAGTCAAAGTTGCTGAATTTGATTGTATCGATTCTATCGAAGACTGGATGCTGTTCATTCCTGAAGGAGTCAGAGGATGGGTGACTAGACCCTATTCGGTAAAATCACTAAAGCATTACGCTTTCTTTTAGGTCGTTTGCTCCTATTTTAGGTTTTACACGGAGTTATTTTCAGAACTTTAGACAATGCATGTTACTAGTTGGTATGCTCAAACCTTTTCTCAGCTATTCACGTTGTTTTTTGATGAGATTGTTGGCTGTTCTGTTTTCTGGGTTTCTGTCTCTCTAGCTTGAAGGTTGAAGCAATATACGGTACAAATTTAATAGGAGTCTCAGAAACTGAAAAATATGACATCTCATTCGTAGCCGTTTCGATCGAGGAATCACATTTCATTTCGGTTAGGTTGCTTATATTTTGTACTTTTGAGATCTCTTATGTCTAAATCTGGGCAACTTGGTGTTTCATGGTTGTGATGATTAAGCATGAGATTGAAATACAAGGGAAGAAGGTGGGGATTATATAGGCGAAGAATGAAGCGCGCATCTCAGTGCTAAGTCTGGTACATTGTTTACGCCTTGTGCAGGAGGAATCTCTTTTTGCTACTCTACTAATTTCATACTGTACTAAATATTTGTTGCAGTTTAACATTTAGAATTTTGGTCGTGTCGGCATGTAGTGGCGGTTTACAAATTTGATACATTAAGTTCTTTTTTGATTAATTTTGGGAGGAATAAATGTACCAGGTCAGTCTATGGTGATGCTACTTTGAgaagtttctcttgaaattatagaagcaaaagttaactttttgtgaagcaaaatatttttgcttccgACTTCTGATGTTGGCTTTTGCTTCTAGTATCCAAACATGTTAACTTTGTTGACATTACAGATCCATATGAGCCAAATTTTACAAACTTCTACTCCATGTTATTTTGGATTTGCAAACTACGTTCACTCGCAACAATCAAGAAACTAAGAAACTAAGAATTTGATGGTCGGATTCAATAATTTTAGGATAATTTGTATaataaatcaaaagcagaagTGCTTCTACTTTTCCAGCAGCAGAAATCAAAAGCAAAATGTGTTTACTtcgtaaaaattgaatttttttgtttttagaaatcatTCTGAAATTGTATATCCAAACTAACTTCTGACATTTTTTTTCCCAGAAGTTAAAAAATAATTTATGGAGTGATATCCAAACACCTGATATTTTTACTTCCAGAAGTTAAAAAACAACCTATGGAGTGATATCCAGACAGACTATAATCAGGCTCAACAAGATATAGGGTCCAGTCACTCCACATGACCATATACCTCCGGCACAAGCCCCGCGTATGGCTAAATATGCGCGTGCTCATAGTGGTTTTGTGGTTGCCTTAAGTAAAATATTAAGAAAACTGAAATTTCAACCCGCCCCCGCCATTTCATGCCCTAAATGACATATTTTGGGCGTTCGGCGCGAAATGAAAACTCTAAAACTTAGATTTAAAATTTGACAACTGTTTTGGCGGGGTGAAATTAGAAGAATTTGCCGCCAAAAGAATGTATACAAAACGGACCTCCCTTAC
This genomic stretch from Papaver somniferum cultivar HN1 chromosome 5, ASM357369v1, whole genome shotgun sequence harbors:
- the LOC113280876 gene encoding uncharacterized protein LOC113280876, whose amino-acid sequence is MLLLFDIRNEKIQLIRLPTRCNSLVRAIYEDAYLEVVHHLLEFKGYPCVARSEKIMMTERVHPRRCKTRFCGYGFKVHLYILKDKVKQKWIEEETFDVKMKENSVLQDPFCRFFGYSTNANTGNNHPTRIFSFSDQLMLYWFDGGYLIFYNLQMKHYNVVEGTRSCNEENRAIFEAKMSGIAPDPGICEDDDTHCPCSDYQLHAQMENIISLTKFIPEGVKVAEFDCIDSIEDWMLFIPEGVRGWVTRPYSLEG
- the LOC113280875 gene encoding uncharacterized protein LOC113280875 isoform X3, whose amino-acid sequence is MNSMMEFRDGRHDSNNHSMTKSETTLSESDLLTPSKKSGSSYSPSSPSSSSSGSSFDEDFFHLEGTKDNTSQTGTHKLGENTHLALTNGHDKEDIPIIVFSPKSQGSDLGSLGPASPRYVSSGLVKQSPPIQVMGRTDNFENSYRIPSSVFSRSKSTTPQEWSVASNESLFSIHVGNNSFSREQMAFLGKSGELVYPLTKSGELVYPPLNKSGELKSPDSKSSGELVYPHSGEFISYQTSAPQDSTVVKSDNNTLNLREELGVTEAAAETMKEVLRVTAEDRYKENAPTEAVRLSFSISPRSDESGTSVQSFAFPILTAGDRGKSSSAKTDPELQQLEQHTPSKDIPAAPNTLGSRWFSCFSCCHICKC
- the LOC113280875 gene encoding uncharacterized protein LOC113280875 isoform X2 codes for the protein MNSMMEFRDGRHDSNNHSMTKSETTLSESDLLTPSKKSGSSYSPSSPSSSSSGSSFDEDFFHLEGTKDNTSQTGTHKLGENTHLALTNGHDKEDIPIIVFSPKSQGSDLGSLGPASPRYVSSGLVKQSPPIQVMGRTDNFENSYRIPSSVFSRSKSTTPQEWSVASNESLFSIHVGNNSFSREQMAFLGKSGELVYPLTKSGELVYPPLNKSGELKSPDSKSSGELVYPHSGEFISYQTSAPQDSTVVKSDNNTLNLREELGVTEAAAETMKEVLRVTAEDRYKENAPTEAVRLSFSISPRSDESGTSVQSFAFPIRRKKCARPSCYCCARPSCHCCAWPSCRCCAWSSCRCCARPSCRCCARPSCHCCARPSCNCCAWPSCYCFNCRRAFCYCSWPSCSCCNGSWAFCYRSNCSRIFCCRSRTLTAGDRGKSSSAKTDPELQQLEQHTPSKDIPAAPNTLGSRWFSCFSCCHICKC
- the LOC113280875 gene encoding uncharacterized protein LOC113280875 isoform X1, encoding MNSMMEFRDGRHDSNNHSMTKSETTLSESDLLTPSKKSGSSYSPSSPSSSSSGSSFDEDFFHLEGTKDNTSQTGTHKLGENTHLALTNGHDKEDIPIIVFSPKSQGSDLGSLGPASPRYVSSGLVKQSPPIQVMGRTDNFENSYRIPSSVFSRSKSTTPQEWSVASNESLFSIHVGNNSFSREQMAFLGKSGELVYPLTKSGELVYPPLNKSGELKSPDSKSSGELVYPHSGEFISYQTSAPQDSTVVKSDNNTLNLREELGVTEAAAETMKEVLRVTAEDRYKENAPTEAVRLSFSISPRSDESGTSVQSFAFPMCLIMWMRKPFMCCRRRKKCARPSCYCCARPSCHCCAWPSCRCCAWSSCRCCARPSCRCCARPSCHCCARPSCNCCAWPSCYCFNCRRAFCYCSWPSCSCCNGSWAFCYRSNCSRIFCCRSRTLTAGDRGKSSSAKTDPELQQLEQHTPSKDIPAAPNTLGSRWFSCFSCCHICKC